The following nucleotide sequence is from Fibrobacter sp. UWEL.
CGGCAATTTTCAGGCAATATGTCCGCTCGGGTGATTTAATTCAAAGTTAGTTCGTCATCCTGCTTTTGGCAAGTGTACGCGGTGCTTTAGGCTGACGGTTTCATCAATTCGGAAGAACTTTTTCCTTCCCCCAAAGCGTTCGGGATGCTGCGCTCTGGATTCTTCAAGCAGGGCATTTCGACGGTCAAGAATTTCCTGGTGATAGCCGAAATGAACGGCGCAAGGCGGCAACAAATCCAAGCCGGAATGCAGATGTTCGTTGTTGTACCAGTCTACAAATTCAACGACAAATCGTTCCGCGTCATCAATACTCATAAAGTATTCCGGATACACGACCCTGCTTTTCATCGTGGCGAAGATACTTTCGGCAAAGGCGTTATCGTTGCTTGTGTGCGGTCTGCTGTGGCTTGACATCACATGCAGTTTTTCAAACAATGACTTCAGATCCTTGCTTCGCATCGGCTTGCCGTTGTCCGCATGGACAAGCAGAGACACGTTCCTTCCGGGGCAATGCTTCTGGATTGTCTCAGCAAAAAGATGCTCCGCCAATTTACCATCTTCCTTTGTATGCAAACTCCAGCCCACGATATACCTAGAATACATGTCGATAATCAGGTAGAGGTAATAGTACTTTCCCGTTACTTCCGAATGGAGCCAGGTTATGTCCCAACACCAGACCTGGTTCGGTCCGGTCGCCGAATATTCGGGCCGTTTACGTCGTTCGACAACACGTTCAACGGCCTTGCCGATACTTTGGTAATAAGCCTTCATGACTCGTTCGCAAGTTGACAGCGAAGCCACGTAGATTCCTTGGTCCATAAGCTTTGCGTGGGCAATGTTTAGCGGTAAGTCGCGATATTCCTCGCGGGTAAAACAATCAATAATTCGGGACGTTTCTTCTACAGAAAGTCTCTGCGAATTGTTCTCACGATAGC
It contains:
- a CDS encoding IS3 family transposase is translated as MGTGKVAEPKKREILAAIEEAVQNGARRSKACEAIGLCERRYRRWCKSVADNRGGYRENNSQRLSVEETSRIIDCFTREEYRDLPLNIAHAKLMDQGIYVASLSTCERVMKAYYQSIGKAVERVVERRKRPEYSATGPNQVWCWDITWLHSEVTGKYYYLYLIIDMYSRYIVGWSLHTKEDGKLAEHLFAETIQKHCPGRNVSLLVHADNGKPMRSKDLKSLFEKLHVMSSHSRPHTSNDNAFAESIFATMKSRVVYPEYFMSIDDAERFVVEFVDWYNNEHLHSGLDLLPPCAVHFGYHQEILDRRNALLEESRAQHPERFGGRKKFFRIDETVSLKHRVHLPKAG